In Excalfactoria chinensis isolate bCotChi1 chromosome 5, bCotChi1.hap2, whole genome shotgun sequence, a single genomic region encodes these proteins:
- the LOC140253574 gene encoding uncharacterized protein, with product MVGFQKEGFLKNSPSQGRDQLPVQVADVTGEQDGEVPGSSGQAGRLRGSSPSTPAEEQESSVPASDEDSPARTTESWQWPLSSSETHSNVGEDFEGFQTPARTPECTMDIQSPGDQSLSRTPQFESDSPEEEGNDDMNEEHRGVEPVPRDRGWRGQPQLTEGEKLLMETNSRIVQLLENIKREHAQSMGLMSQSMGRMELQLGIVATSTRAIHNYLSEILAFLKQPRTQVLETRISQRATPHVELTCASTWTGEDAVAASTVCLPGAEGTSDSREPPQATLPCRSGRLQRAITERASLPMPTRQAKGGGKKK from the exons ATGGTGGGATTTCAAAAGGAGGGATTCTTAAAGAACAGCCCATCTCAGGGGAGGGATCAACTGCCAGTCCAAGTGGCAG ATGTCACTGGGGAACAAGATGGGGAGGTTCCTGGATCCTCGGGGCAAGCTGGCCGTCTCCGAGGGAGCTCGCCGTCCACGCCGGCTGAAGAACAGGAATCCTCGGTGCCTGCCTCTGACGAAGACTCACCGGCCAGGACCACAGAGAGCTGGCAGTGGCCGTTGTCCTCGTCTGAAACGCACAGCAACGTTGGGGAGGATTTTGAGGGATTTCAAACACCAGCGCGGACTCCGGAGTGTACCATGGACATACAGTCTCCCGGGGATCAGTCACTCAGTAGGACTCCTCAGTTTGAAAGTGACTCTCCTGAGGAGGAGGGCAATGATGACATGAATGAAGAGCACCGTGGTGTTGAGCCTGTCCCTAGGGATCGGGGTTGGAGAGGGCAGCCCCAGCTAACAGAGGGAGAGAAGCTGTTAATGGAAACCAACAGTAGGATtgtgcagctgctggaaaaTATCAAGAGAGAGCATGCACAGTCCATGGGTCTCATGTCACAGTCCATGGGCcgcatggagctgcagctgggcatTGTGGCTACCTCCACAAGAGCCATCCATAACTACCTGTCTGAGATTTTAGCTTTTCTCAAGCAGCCACGGACACAGGTCCTTGAAACACGCATCTCCCAAAGAGCCACCCCCCATGTTGAGTTAACCTGTGCCTCAACATGGACTGGTGAGGACGCAGTGGCAGCCTCCACTGTGTGCTTACCAGGGGCCGAAGGGACGAGCGACTCTCGAGAACCGCCGCAGGCCACGCTGCCTTGTCGCAGTGGCCGGCTGCAGAGAGCCATAACCGAGAGGGCCTCGTTGCCCATGCCTACACGCCAGGCaaaagggggagggaaaaaaaaataa